A region of Acidisarcina sp. DNA encodes the following proteins:
- a CDS encoding AAA family ATPase, with amino-acid sequence MSTPTQDPDALGTNVLSVALIGPEEHRRKAVARALAGPQASVTREFSSYPGLDDVPRLLENDYDVIIVDLDSNPEHALDLVESICGNGSATVMVYSAQSDSEMLVRCMRAGAREYLTQPIAPSTIAEALVRASVRRPAARPPKKAPGKLLVFVGAKGGSGVTTIASNFAVALAQECNRNSLLVDLHLPLGDAALDLGLTPKYSTVNALQNFNRLDSNFLSTLLTKHGSGLSVLAAPDRYTEIHAPEEAVEKLLAVTRQDFDYVVVDAGSRLGMISKAIFNEAAAIYLVTQISIPELRNSNRLISEFFNTGENKLQIVLNRYSPRTLGIDEEHITKALTRPAEWKIPGDFPAARRAQNTATPLALGDSPISRIIRQMARTACGMPAHGEKKNRFTLFG; translated from the coding sequence CCCCTACACAAGATCCCGACGCCTTAGGTACCAACGTATTATCTGTTGCGTTGATTGGTCCAGAAGAACACCGCCGCAAGGCGGTGGCCCGAGCTTTGGCAGGACCACAGGCCAGCGTGACGCGAGAGTTTTCTTCCTACCCTGGCCTGGACGATGTGCCCCGGTTGCTGGAGAACGATTACGACGTCATTATCGTCGACCTGGATAGTAATCCAGAGCACGCCCTCGACCTCGTCGAATCTATCTGCGGCAATGGCTCCGCGACGGTCATGGTCTATTCAGCGCAGTCCGATTCGGAGATGCTGGTGCGCTGCATGCGTGCCGGTGCGCGTGAGTATCTCACCCAGCCCATCGCTCCGAGCACAATCGCAGAGGCCCTGGTTCGCGCCTCGGTTCGCCGTCCGGCCGCCCGGCCGCCAAAGAAGGCACCAGGCAAGCTGCTGGTATTTGTCGGCGCTAAAGGAGGCTCTGGAGTTACCACCATCGCCAGCAACTTTGCCGTTGCTCTTGCTCAGGAGTGCAACCGCAACAGCTTGCTGGTTGACCTCCACCTTCCGCTGGGGGACGCCGCCCTGGATCTCGGGCTGACTCCGAAGTACTCCACCGTAAATGCCCTGCAGAATTTCAATCGTCTGGACTCCAACTTTCTCTCGACATTGTTAACCAAGCATGGCTCGGGGCTGTCTGTGCTCGCGGCTCCGGATAGATACACCGAGATCCACGCGCCGGAGGAGGCTGTCGAGAAACTGCTGGCCGTAACCCGGCAGGACTTTGACTACGTGGTTGTCGATGCCGGATCGAGGTTGGGCATGATCAGCAAAGCCATCTTCAACGAAGCCGCCGCCATCTACCTCGTGACGCAGATCAGTATCCCTGAACTGCGCAACTCCAATCGCCTGATTTCGGAATTCTTCAACACCGGCGAAAACAAACTCCAGATCGTGCTCAACCGCTATTCACCGCGCACACTGGGCATCGATGAAGAACATATTACGAAGGCGCTTACACGTCCGGCCGAATGGAAGATTCCGGGAGATTTCCCTGCAGCTCGACGGGCGCAGAACACTGCCACCCCTCTGGCACTTGGGGATTCGCCAATATCACGAATCATCCGGCAGATGGCAAGAACCGCCTGTGGCATGCCTGCGCATGGGGAAAAGAAGAACCGGTTCACCTTATTCGGATGA